tttaaCTACCTTGAGTCAAAGGTGACTGGTTTTCCGTCTGTAAACAGATTTATGAGTGTCACCATAACAACAACACAGCAGGTTATTCTGAGATCAGAAATAGCCTGAACCTGATGCTCCACAATCAGTAGTGAACGTTCTCAGAGAGCTCGTGCTGCCGTCTCTCCAACCTCTGAGAACAAACGAGTGCTCAGAGACGCCAGCCTGTCTGCATCCTTATTTTCAGAGGATTCTTAATAACCAGGAGCTCCGTAGGACTGAAAGTGAGGACTGGATCTTGCTGTCAGTTCTTTGGTGAGATCTGCTCGGTTGATGCTTTGAgatgccctcatcagattcagacccctgactctggcctacaaagtcaagactggaccagccagcccctccgcacttgatggcgatggtcaaaagctgatctgcaccaagagcccttccagcttcaagtacgactcggctcgacccgccatcctttaagatccacggaagacgagcgtccagactttttactgtcctgcaccgaagtggtggagcgaacttcccctgggtgtctgaatagcagagtccaacgctcgctgtcttcaaacccagactgaagaccctcctcttctaagagtactcaggttaagagaagagtactatggtctccatactgacttgtgtttagtagagtctaagattagaggagctttaattttttgtctatttaaactagctgaggttcttcttgagtagatagcgaagtcgctctggagaagagcatctgctaaataccgtatatgtagatgtaaatgtaagttaCCTACCGTCTCTTTCtaaactgccgccaatgcagaATCAAGGcccatttcttcttcttttttgaaTCAAAGCTATACCCTACGCTGTAGCCTGACGAGCACTTTGCCGGAAAACGGACGCCTCACGACGTCACAGGCCGCAACAACTGGGATTGGTCCGCTCGGTAGCATCGCATTTCCACTTTTGTTGCCACGTTTACATTCAGTTGATTCGGATGAATAATCAAGCCGTTTCTCTCGGTTGCCGGACACCCTCCTCCTGCCGCTTCACCCTCCTCCTGCCGCTTCACCCTCCTCCTGCCTCGGTTCAGTCGCCGCTCGCCTCTCCTTGGGTGTCTTCTCTCTTTCGCAGACGACATTTTAGTAAACAACAACTCCGACAAAACCCGGTACATCACAGCATACTCAAGGTCCCTAGGAATATTAAGACCACGGAAAAAAATCTTCGGTCTTTGGAAACTTTATTGAGGAAAATCGTGAAAACCGTCGCACGTTTAGAGAGGGTGACCCTTAGATCGGACCTTATAAACTTTATCAGtctgaacatttaaaactaTTGTTCTCTGGGGGGAATCTTCACTGCAGCGTAATGTGGCGCCGACCAGACGTCCTTCTCTAGCAGTAATGATAACCCAAACGCTGATGATCACGAAGAACCTGATTGCGGCATGACTGGTATAAAAACATCATCACATCATAATTCACATTTCAAACAACATCCACAACATTTCATGTTCACCTGCAGGTAGACGACGACACTGACTTACTGAGGTAAGGTGTTCCTAAAGAACCTCCATTTGCAATTTGCAAGGTAATAAATCCATGTTTGTTCCTATGCGAGGTCTGGAAATGGACTGGACTGTAGGCGTGGCTGAGCAGACGTCTGTCACGTTGGCAACCACTTTCACAAAACCAGTAGATCATAGTCACCAAACACTTTAAAAACACTACATACCGTTTGACTACAGCTTTGATCAGCTCATAGTCTTGAGCCTGACATTATGAAGAAGAGCGACTATGAAATACCATCAAATACAGCGACTCGTACAAAATACATACATCTTGACTCGTACAAAATACAAAACCCATTTGCTTCACAGACCGAACACAATTTATGTACATGCTTGAATCTGGTttccatttttccatttttcccaTGGCTGGTTTGATCTGTCATACTTGACTGGAATCCTTGCTCTGTCTCAGATTTCTCAGATTTTGGCTTCTACCTTGGGATATTCCAGAGATGCTCTGAATTTGACCTTGCATGATAAACCTCCAAAGTCCCTGACATCTGAAGCAGGCAGCGTTGGAGTTTGGACCTGATTACAGCGGCTTGGCCCAACAAACatagttcatttttttttttttttttttttttcgtttgtgGCCTCAGAAGATCCAGCTCCATCTGTAAGGTAACAAAAACGAAGGGCCCAGCATTGAACCTTGGGCACACCCTTTTTAGGTTCAGCAGGTTCGAGTTTCAGTTACACACAGGTCACATTTTCCTCCATGCCTTTTTGACACAGCTGAGTTTTTTTACTTGAAAGGGGCGGAGAGAAGTCCCCGTTTCCCAAACTTCCAGCAAGTGGCAGGTGTGTAGACTGGTAGGCTAACGGTGGGATAGTGTTGACCAGGATGAGCTGCAATGGTTTCTTCTCCTCGTGATACTGACATCGAACATACCTAGCAAAGGCAGAGCGGAAGGTCTTGTTGAAGAGTGTGTAGACCAGTGGGTTCACAGCTGATGACAGGTAGCCTACCCACACAAAGACGTTGAGCAACCCGCCCATGACATCATCGTGGCAAGTAGCGGGCTGGCAGACCACCGCCAGAACGTTCGTGACAAAAAATGGGCACCACATGACCACGAAGAGGAAGAAAACCACACCCAGGACTTTGGAGGCCTTGCGCTCGTTGCCGAGCGACTGCGCAGTGCGGCGGCCAAACGGTGAGGACGAGACCCCGGCCTCACGACTTAGGGAGCGGCGCAGGAAGGACTTCTTCTCGGACGGAGAGAAGGCCGGGCCGGGCAGGAAACTGAGGGTCAAACCAGTGCTCCAACGGGGCCGTGGCACCAGCTGTTCCAGACAAAGGGTAGCCTCGCTCTGGAGGGCACTGATGGTCAGGAAGTAGGTCACCACCATGATGGTCAGCGGCACGAAGAAGGCCACAAACGAGCCGATCAGCACAAAGGAGTTATCTGTCAAGAAGCAGCTGCCATCCTTGAAGACTTTGGTGTGGTCACGGAGGCC
The genomic region above belongs to Salminus brasiliensis chromosome 8, fSalBra1.hap2, whole genome shotgun sequence and contains:
- the htr2aa gene encoding 5-hydroxytryptamine receptor 2A, whose product is MSLYRNASELVLETISSSMALIPFDLESTLGTVVHNGSLGCNQSGISSEPSPFGNLSASTDAGSGRVAGRCVGQVAEVGQKNWAALLILAVVVLTVTGNILVIMAVSLERKLQNATNYFLMSLAVADMLLGLLVMPVSMVTILYGYSWPLPAILCPVWIYLDVLLSTASIMHLCAISLDRYVAIRNPFHHSRSRSRARAKITAVWTISAGISMPIPVLGLRDHTKVFKDGSCFLTDNSFVLIGSFVAFFVPLTIMVVTYFLTISALQSEATLCLEQLVPRPRWSTGLTLSFLPGPAFSPSEKKSFLRRSLSREAGVSSSPFGRRTAQSLGNERKASKVLGVVFFLFVVMWCPFFVTNVLAVVCQPATCHDDVMGGLLNVFVWVGYLSSAVNPLVYTLFNKTFRSAFARYVRCQYHEEKKPLQLILVNTIPPLAYQSTHLPLAGSLGNGDFSPPLSSKKTQLCQKGMEENVTCV